The genomic segment CTGCCGATGACGATGGGCCTCGAACCGTTCGTGTTTCATGGTCAGTTCACGCCCGACCGGGTCGGGCTGTGGACCTATCGCGTGGACGGCTGGGGTGACCCCATCCACACCTGGCGGCACGGTCTGCTGGCCAAGCTGGATGCCGGCCAGGGCGAGAAGGAACTGTCCAACGACCTGCTGGTGGGCGCCGGTTTGCTCGAGCGCGCCGCCACCGGAGTACCGCGCGCCGATCGTGAGCCGCTGCTGGCCGCCGCCGCGGCGTTGCGTGCCGCGGGAGACCCGGTGACACGCAGTGCGCTGGCGCTGGCGCCTGACATCGAGGAAATCCTCGACACCTATCCGCTGCGGGAGATCGTCACCCGCGGCGAGCAGTACGGCATCTGGGTGGACCGGCCGCTGGCCCGCTTCGGCTCCTGGTACGAGATGTTTCCGCGGTCGACCGGCGGCTGGGACGCCAACGGAAAGCCGGTGCACGGCACGTTCTCGACAGCTGCCGCGGACCTTCCGCGCATCGCCGAGATGGGCTTCGACGTCGTGTATCTGCCGCCGATCCATCCGATCGGCAAGGTACATCGCAAGGGGCGCAACAACTCCCCCACCGCCGCTCCCGGGGACGTGGGATCGCCGTGGGCGATCGGTAGCGACGAGGGCGGCCACGACGCGATTCACCCCGAGCTGGGCACGATCGAGGACTTCGACAATTTCGTCGCCGCGGCCCGCGATCTGGGCATGGAAGTCGCCCTGGACCTGGCGCTGCAGTGCGCCCCGGATCACCCGTGGGCGCGCGAACACCGGCAGTGGTTCACCGAGTTGCCGGACGGCACCATCGCGTACGCGGAGAACCCGCCGAAGAAGTACCAGGACATCTATCCGATCAACTTCGACAATGATCCCGCGGGGCTATACGACGAAGTGCTGCGGGTGGTTCGGCACTGGGTTGACCACGGCATCAAGTTCTTTCGGGTCGACAACCCGCACACCAAGCCGCCCAACTTCTGGGCCTGGCTGATCGGTCAGGTCAAAGACTCCGATCCCGACGTGCTGTTCCTATCCGAGGCCTTCACCCCGCCGGCCCGGCAGTACGGCCTGGCCAAGCTCGGCTTCACCCAGTCCTACAGCTACTTCACCTGGCGCACCGCCAAATGGGAGCTGACCGAATTCGGCAACGACATCGCCGCTCTCGCGGACTTCCGGCGGCCGAATCTGTTCGTGAACACTCCCGACATCCTGCACGCGATACTGCAGCACAACGGCCCGGGCATGTTCGCAATCCGCGCGGTGCTGGCCGCGACCATGAGTCCGGCCTGGGGCGTCTACTCCGGATACGAGCTGTTCGAGCACCGAGCGGTACGCGAGGGCAGCGAGGAGTACCTCGACTCGGAGAAATACGAACTGCGCCCCCGCGACTACGCGGCGGCGCGCGCAGAGGGCCGGTCGCTGGAACCATTTCTGAAGCAGCTCAACGCGATTCGCCGGGTCCATCCTGCGCTTGAGCAGCTGCGCACCATCTACTTCCACGGGGTGGACAACGACGCGTTGCTGGCCTACAGCAAGTTCGACCCGGCCACCGGCGACTGCGTGCTCGTGGTGGTGACGCTCAACGCGTTCGGGCCTGAAGAGGGCACGCTGTGGTTAGACATGGCGGCATTGGGTATGGAGCCCTATGAGCGGTTTTGGGTACGCGATGAGATAACCGGCCAGGAATTCCAGTGGGGGCAGTCCAATTACATTCGCATCGATCCCGGACAGGCGGTCGCCCACATCATCAATATGCCGATCATCCCGCAGGAGTCTCGAAACACGTTGCTGCGCAGGAGGTAAGAGGGCCCGAAAGGGGATACCAGCATGAGTCGAACCGAGAGCCGAACCGATAGAACGCACCTGGCGCCTGACCCGGGCGATTTGGCCCGGCTGGTGAGCGGCACCCACCACAACCCGCACGGCATCCTGGGCGCGCACGAGTACGGCGACCACACCGTGATCCGGGCCTTTCGCCCGCATGCGCAGCAAGTCGTCGCGCTGGTCGGTGCCGACGAGTTCGCCATGGAGCACCTCGAAGCCGGATTGTTCGCCGTCGCGTTGCCGTTCACGAACCTGATCGATTACCGGCTGAAGGTCGACTACGGTTCCGGCGCGCACGTCACCGCCGACCCTTACCGCTTCCTGCCCACGCTCGGCGAGGTCGACCTGCACCTGTTCTCCGAGGGCCGGCACGAGCGACTCTGGGAAGTTCTCGGTGCCCACCCCCGCTCCTTCACCACGGCCGACGGCGTCGTCGACGGTGTGTCGTTCGCGGTGTGGGCGCCTAACGCCAAGGGCATCAGCCTGATTGGGGAGTTCAACGGCTGGACCGGTACCGAGGCTCCGATGCGGGTGCTGGGCTCCACTGGGGTCTGGGAGCTGTTCTGGCCCGGGTTCGCGACGGACGGCCTGTACAAGTTCCGGGTGCACGGTGCCGACGGTGTGGTCACCGAACGGGCCGACCCGTTCGCCTTCGCCACCGAGGTGCCGCCACACACCGCGTCGCGGGTGACGACGAGCGAGTTCACCTGGACCGACGCGGACTGGATGACGCAACGCGCCCAGCGCAATCCGGTGTTCGAACCGATGAGCACCTACGAGGTGCATCTCGGCTCGTGGCGGCCCGGACTCAGCTACCGCCAACTCGCCACTGAGTTGACGGATTACGTTGTGGAGCATGGTTTTACCCACGTAGAACTGCTGCCGGTGGCCGAGCACCCCTTCGCCGGATCGTGGGGATATCAGGTGACGTCGTACTACGCGCCGACATCGCGATTCGGCACCCCCGACGATTTCCGGGCGCTCGTCGATGCCCTGCACCAGGCCGGCATCGGCGTGATCGTGGACTGGGTCCCGGCGCACTTCCCCAAGGACGCATGGGCGCTGGGCCGCTTCGACGGCACTCCCCTCTACGAGCACTCCGACCCCAAGCGCGGTGAGCAACTCGACTGGGGCACCTACGTTTTCGACTTCGGTCGCCGCGAGGTACGAAACTTCCTGGTCGCCAACGCGCTGTACTGGCTCGAGGAATACCACATCGACGGTCTGCGGGTGGACGCGGTGGCCTCGATGCTCTACCTCGACTACTCGCGGCCCGAGGGCGGCTGGACCCCCAACATCTACGGCGGGCGAGAAAATCTCGAAGCGGTGCAGTTCCTGCAGGAGATGAACGCCACTGCGCACAAGGCCGCGCCGGGGATCGTCACGATCGCCGAGGAGTCGACGTCGTGGCCGGGCGTGACGCGGCCGACCAACCTTGGCGGCCTGGGCTTTTCGATGAAGTGGAACATGGGCTGGATGCACGACACGCTCGACTACATCAGCCGCGACCCGATCCACCGCAGTTACCACCACCACGAGATGACCTTCTCGATGCTATATGCGTTCAGCGAGAACTACGTGCTGCCGCTCAGCCACGACGAGGTGGTGCACGGAAAGGGCACGCTGTGGGGCCGGATGCCGGGAAACAACCACGTCAAGGCCGCCGGGCTGCGCAGCCTGCTCGCCTACCAGTGGGCCCATCCCGGCAAGCAATTGTTGTTCATGGGCCAGGAATTCGGCCAGCGCGCCGAGTGGTCCGAGCAAAACGGTTTGGATTGGTGGCAGCTCGACGAGCAGGGATTCTCCAACGGTGTACTGCGTTTCGTGCGCGACATCAACGCCATTTACCGCGGCCGTCCGGCGCTGTGGAGTCGCGACACGACGCCGGATGGCTATTCCTGGATCGACGCCAACGATTCCGGCAACAACGTGTTGAGCTTCCTGCGCTACGGCAAGGACGGCTCGGTCATGGCGTGCGTGTTCAATTTCGCGGGCGCCGAACATAGCGGCTATCGACTCGGCCTGCCCAGCGCCGGTCGCTGGCGCGAGGTGCTCAACACCGACGCGACGGACTACCACGGTTCCGGCATCGGCAATCTCGGCGGTGTCGACGCCACCGAGGATCCCTGGCATGGTCGGCCGGCCTCGGCGCTGCTGGTGCTGCCGCCCACGTCGGCGCTGTGGCTGGAACCCGAGTAATCAGTAGAGCGCGTTGGCGAGGTTTCGACGACCGACGATGACCTCGGGGTCGGCGGGATCGAACAGCTCGAACAACTCGATCAGCCGGGTTCGGACCCGGGTGCGCTCATCGCCAGATGTGGTGCGCACCAACGCCGTCAAGCGCTGGAATGCCGCAGTCACGTCCTGATTGAGGATCTGCACATCCGCGGCCGCGAAGGCCGCGTCGATGTCATCCGGGGCGGCATCCGCGACGGTCACCGCGTCGGGACGCTGTGCGGTTGCGCGGGTGAGGAAGTCGATCTGACGGATCGCACCCTTGGCCTCGACACTGTCCGGATTGGTGTTCAGCAACGCCTCGTAGGACTGCTTGGCCGCCTCGAAGTCACCGGCCTCCAGCTGCTGGCGAGCCTGGGCCAAGGCCGGGTCGACCTCGGCGTCGTCCTCGGAACCGGTTGTGCCCTTCAGCTTTCCGGCCGTCGCAGACAGCAGTTGGTCCAGCCACCGGCGCAACTGATCGGCGGGCTGCGAACCTTGGAAGCTGGACAGCGGCTGGCCGGCCGCCAGGGCGACGACGGTCGGCACGGCTTCGACGCCGAAGATCTGAGCCACCCGTGGCGCCACGTCGACATTGACGGTCGCCAGCGCCCATTTGCCGCCGTCCTGGGCGACCAGACCGGACAGCGTGTCGACCAGCTCGACGCAGGCCTCGCTGCGCGGCGACCACAGGGCGACCACCACCGGCACTTCGTCCGAGCGGATCAGCACCTCGGCTTCGAAATTGGTCTCATTGACCTCGGTGGTCCCGGGCCCCGCCGGCGTCGGCCGACCCGCGGCACCAGCGGCAGAAGGGCTCTGCTGAGCACGTTGCTTTAGACCGGACAGGTCGACCGCACCAGCAAGGGCGGGCCCGATCGAGGATCTCGGACGCGTCACGCCGTCAAGTCTGTCATGCGCGCCGACCCCCGATCCACCCGGTCGCGTGCGGGCTCAAGCATGGGCAATTCCAGCCGAAAGTCGGCCCCACCGAGGTCCCGGGTCGGCTCATGAGAGCAACATCACAACGCGCACCGGACCCGAGTTTCCAGCAACGCTGACCGGTGGTCAGCGTTGGGTTAGCCAGCCCGCAGAATCAGTGCGTCGCCCTGGCCCCCGGCGCCGCACAGCGCCGCGACGCCATAACCCGAACCGCGCCGCGCCAATTCCAGGGCCACATGCAGCGTGATCCGGGCGCCTGACATCCCGATCGGATGTCCCACCGCGATCGCACCGCCGTTGACGTTGACGATCTCGGGGTCGATTCCCAGCTCGCGCGTGGAGGCCAGAGCTACCGCCGAGAACGCCTCGTTGATCTCGACCACATCGAGCTGGTCAGCCGTGATGCCCTCGCGGCCGAGTGCCTTCTTGATCGCATTGGCGGGCTGGGACTGCAGCGTCGAATCGGGCCCTGCCACGACTCCGTGAGCACCGATCTCCGCCAGCCACGACAGACCCATTTCCTGCGCCTTGTGCTTGCTCATCACCACGACCGCGGCGGCCCCGTCCGAGATCTGCGACGCCGAGCCGGCGGTGATGGTGCCGTCGCTGCGGAAGGCCGGTTTCAGGCCGGCCAACGACTCGACCGTAGTGTTTGCCCGAATGCCCTCGTCCTCGGTGAACTGCAACGGATCGCCTTTGCGCTGCGGGATGTTCACCGGCACCACTTCGTCGGTGAAGACGCCGTCCTTCCACGCCGCGGCCGCCTTTTGATGCGACCGCGCAGCGAACTCGTCCTGCTCGGCGCGGGTGAACTTGTCGACGTCGTTGCGCTGCTCGGTCAGCGCGCCCATCGGCTGGTCGGTGAACACGTCATGCAGGCCGTCGTAGGCCATGTGGTCGAGCACCGTCACGTCGCCGTACTTGTAGCCCGCACGGCTGTCCATCAGCAGGTGCGGGGCCTTGGTCATCGACTCCTGGCCACCAGCCACCACGACGTCGAACTCCCCGGCGCGAATCAACTGATCAGCCAGTGCAATGGCGTCGATACCGGACAGGCACATCTTGTTGATGCTCAGCGCCGGGACGTCCCAGCCGATGCCGGCAGCGACCGCGGCCTGGCGGGCGGGCATCTGGCCGGCGCCGGCCGTGAGCACCTGGCCCATGATCACGTACTGCACCGCCGAGGCGGGCACGTTGGCCTTCTCCAGCGCACCGGCGATCGCGATCGCACCCAAATCGCTGGCCGAGAAATCCTTCAGCGAACCCATCAACTTGCCGATCGGGGTCCGTGCTCCAGCAACGATCACCGATGTCGTCATAACAACCTCCTAGCGGCGCATGGACGGCCCCTTCGGCCTCCCGGAGAAGCGCAATCTTTGCCGCCAGGTTACCGTTATGTGATGACGACCGATCAAGTTGACGCCCGTCAGATCTTGGCTACCTCGCTGGTGACTGCGATCGATCACGTCGGCATCGCCGTCGCCGACCTCGATGCGGCCATCGCCTGGTACCACGACACCCTCGGCATGGTCTTGGTGCACGAGGAAGTCAACGATGACCAGGGAATCCGCGAAGCCATGATCGCCGTGCAGGACGGCGAACCCGGCACGGCGCAGATCCAGTTGATGGCCCCGATCGACGAGTCCTCGACGATCGCCAAGTTCCTGGACAAGCGCGGGCCGGGCATCCAGCAGATGGCGGTCCGAGTCAGCGATTTGGACGCTCTCTGCGAGCACCTGCGGTCGCAGGGTGTTCGGCTGGTCTACGAGGCCCCGCGTCGCGGCACAGCGAACTCGCGGATCAACTTCATCCACCCCAAGGACGCCGGCGGCGTGCTGATGGAGTTGGTCGAGCCGGCTTCCTAGCCGCTCCTAATTTGTTTCACGACCACTTTCTGGTCGGGCTGCGCTTTGCCCGATTCGTCCAGCACGGCGTGTGCCAGTGCCGTCGGTCGTCCACCCCGCCCAGCGGTGAGTCCGTCGGCCACACCACCAGATGCGCTGTGCCGGAACGGATTTCGTGATCGCAGCCGGGGCAGCGATAGGTCTTGAGCGCACGCGCGGCCGCAATCGGGCGCACTTCGTAGTCGTCACCGTCGGGCCCGGTTTCCACCCGCCGCAGGGCCGGCGACAGCGAAGGCAGCTGTTGCCGACGGGGCGGGGTGCGGCGCCGAGCCATGCCGTCAAGTCTAATCGGGCAAATCAGAACAGCCGGTACTCGTCGCTGTCCATTCCCCGCATTTTGTCGTAATCCAATGTCAGACAACGGATCCCGCGGTCGATGGCTAAAGTTCGCGCCTGAGGCTTAATCTGCTGCGCGGCGAACACGCCCTTGACCGGCGCCAGCACGGTGTCGCGATTCAGCAATTCGAGGTAGCGGGTGAGCTGCTCCACACCGTCGATCTCGCCGCGCCGTTTGATCTCCACCGCCACCGAGCCACCGCGCTCGTCGCGGCACAGCAAATCGACGGGACCGATCGCCGTCATGTATTCGCGGCGCACCAACGTGTATCCCTCACCCAGCAGCTGGACGTGTTCGGCGAGCAGCGCTTGCAGATGCGCCTCGACGCCGTCCTTGACCAGCCCGGGGTCGACACCCAGATCGTGGCTGGAGTCGTGCTCGACCTCCTCGATGGTGATGCGCAGCTGTTCGCCCGCCTTGTTCTCCACCACCCATACCGGCGTCTCGCCGACGACCTCTTCGGTCAACCAGCACGGCGGACTCATCCAGTTCAACGGCTTGTAGGCGCGGTCGTCGGCGTGCACGCTGACCGAGCCATCCGCCTTGAAGAGCAACAACCTGCGCGCCGACGGCAGATGCGCGGTGAGCCGGCCAACGTAGTCCACGGTGCACTGGGCGATCACTAGACGCACCCGACTCACCTTAGAGCGTCGTCAACGAATTAGGCTGACGCCACCATGTCGGCCAAAAAGAGCATGTCGGCCAAAAAGAGGACGTCGGCCAGAAAGAGGACGTCGGCGAACAAGAGCATGGCGCAACGCCTGGGACGGGTGCTCGAAAGGGTCACCCGTCAGAGCGGCCGGTTGCAGGAGACACCCGCCTACGGTTCCTTGCTGCTCGGCCGGGTGAGCGAGAGCCAGGCCCGCCGGCGGGTCCGCATTCAGCTCATCCTGACCACCTTCATCCTGATCGCCAATCTGATCGGGATCGGCGTGGCCGTACTGCTGTTGGCGGTCGCGTTGCCGTCGCCCAGCATCTTTACCGACGCGCCGGCGTGGATCACCTGGGCCGTCGGACCCGGATACGTCGCCGTCGCGCTGGCGCTCGGCACCTTCTGGATCACCCACCGGACGACGGCCGCGCTGCGGTGGGCGATCGAGGAGCGCGCGCCCACCCTCAACGACGAACGCAACACCTTCCTGGTCCCGTTCTGGCTGGCGATGGGGGTGCTGGTGCTGTGGGGCGTAGGGACCGCGTTGCTGACGACGCTCTACGGACTGGTCAACAGCCTGTTCATCCCGATCGTGGGCTTCTCGGTGAGCTTCTGCGGCATCTTGGTGGCCACCGCGTGCTACCTGTTCACCGAGTTCGCCTTGCGACCGGTGGCCGCCCAGGCGCTGGAGGCCGGCCGCGTACCGCAGCGGCTGGCGCCGGGCATCATGGGCCGCACGCTGACGGTGTGGCTGCTCGGTTCCGGCGTGCCGGTGCTCGGCATCGCGCTGATCGCGTTCTTCGCGCTGGTGCTGCGCAATCTGACCGAGACGCAACTCAGCGTCGCGGTGCTGATCGTTTCGACCGCGGCGCTGATCTTCGGCTTCATCCTGATGTGGATCCTGTCCTGGCTGACGGCGACACCGGTGCGGGTGGTGCGCGCGGCCCTCAAGCGCGTCGAGCAGGGTGATCTGCGGGGCGACCTGGTGGTGTTCGACGGCACCGAACTCGGCGAGCTGCAACGCGGCTTCAACTCCATGGTCGACGGCCTGCGCGAGCGCGAGCGGGTGCGAGACCTGTTCGGCCGGCATGTCGGTCGGGAAGTCGCTCTGGCCGCCGAACGTGACAAACCCAAACTCGGCGGCGAAGAGCGCCACGTCGCGGTCGTGTTCATCGACATCGTCGGCTCCACGCAATTGGTGACCAGTCAGCCCCCGACCGAGGTCGTGCAGCTGCTCAACCGGTTCTTCGCGATCGTCGTCGAGGAGGTCGATCGGCACCACGGCCTGGTCAACAAGTTCGAAGGCGACGCGTCGCTGGCCATCTTCGGCGCTCCGAACCACCTCGACCGTCCAGAAGACGAGGCCCTGGCCGCGGCGCGCGCCATCTGTAGCCGGATGACCCACGAAATGCCCGAGCTCGAGGCGGGCATCGGCGTAGCGGCCGGACAGGTCGTCGCCGGGAACGTCGGCGCCAAGGAACGGTTTGAATACACCGTGATCGGCGAACCGGTCAACGAAGCGGCCCGGCTGTGCGAGCTGGCCAAGTCGCACCCGGGTCGATTGTTGGCGACCGCGGACACTGTCCAGGGTGCGAGTGAAAGTGAAAGTGCCCGTTGGTCTTTGGGTGAGACTGTGACACTGCGTGGACACGATCACCCCACCCGGCTGGCTTCGCCCGAACGCGGCGAGTAGCGGAGCTGTTCAGTGGCAACCCTGGTCGCCTTTCATGCGCATCCGGACGACGAGGTAGTCCTCACCGGCGGCACGCTTGCCGCAGCCGTGGCGGCGGGGCACCGCGTAGTCCTGGTGACCGCGACCGACGGACGGGTGAACGATGAGGACGATGACACCCGAATGGATGAATTGCTGACGAGCGCAAGCGTTCTCGGTGTGCATCGAGTCGAGTGCCTCGGCTACGCCGACAGTGGCTACGGGCCGATCTTCTACCCCGATCCCCCCGGCCGGATCAGGTTCGCGAGGGCCGGGGTCGAAGCGACGGCGCAGCGACTGGCCCCCATCCTGCGCGACGAGAACGCACAGCTGCTGCTGAGCTATCAGCCCAACGGCGGATACGGACACCGGGATCATGTGCAGGTCCATCACG from the Mycobacterium lentiflavum genome contains:
- a CDS encoding alpha-1,4-glucan--maltose-1-phosphate maltosyltransferase gives rise to the protein MPGRVEIDNVAPVVSCGAYPAKAVVGETVPVSAAVWREGHDAVAATLVVRYLGPRYPQVTETRRVTAVQAPEKPLPALDAEPRERVKPLQLPMTMGLEPFVFHGQFTPDRVGLWTYRVDGWGDPIHTWRHGLLAKLDAGQGEKELSNDLLVGAGLLERAATGVPRADREPLLAAAAALRAAGDPVTRSALALAPDIEEILDTYPLREIVTRGEQYGIWVDRPLARFGSWYEMFPRSTGGWDANGKPVHGTFSTAAADLPRIAEMGFDVVYLPPIHPIGKVHRKGRNNSPTAAPGDVGSPWAIGSDEGGHDAIHPELGTIEDFDNFVAAARDLGMEVALDLALQCAPDHPWAREHRQWFTELPDGTIAYAENPPKKYQDIYPINFDNDPAGLYDEVLRVVRHWVDHGIKFFRVDNPHTKPPNFWAWLIGQVKDSDPDVLFLSEAFTPPARQYGLAKLGFTQSYSYFTWRTAKWELTEFGNDIAALADFRRPNLFVNTPDILHAILQHNGPGMFAIRAVLAATMSPAWGVYSGYELFEHRAVREGSEEYLDSEKYELRPRDYAAARAEGRSLEPFLKQLNAIRRVHPALEQLRTIYFHGVDNDALLAYSKFDPATGDCVLVVVTLNAFGPEEGTLWLDMAALGMEPYERFWVRDEITGQEFQWGQSNYIRIDPGQAVAHIINMPIIPQESRNTLLRRR
- the glgB gene encoding 1,4-alpha-glucan branching protein GlgB; its protein translation is MSRTESRTDRTHLAPDPGDLARLVSGTHHNPHGILGAHEYGDHTVIRAFRPHAQQVVALVGADEFAMEHLEAGLFAVALPFTNLIDYRLKVDYGSGAHVTADPYRFLPTLGEVDLHLFSEGRHERLWEVLGAHPRSFTTADGVVDGVSFAVWAPNAKGISLIGEFNGWTGTEAPMRVLGSTGVWELFWPGFATDGLYKFRVHGADGVVTERADPFAFATEVPPHTASRVTTSEFTWTDADWMTQRAQRNPVFEPMSTYEVHLGSWRPGLSYRQLATELTDYVVEHGFTHVELLPVAEHPFAGSWGYQVTSYYAPTSRFGTPDDFRALVDALHQAGIGVIVDWVPAHFPKDAWALGRFDGTPLYEHSDPKRGEQLDWGTYVFDFGRREVRNFLVANALYWLEEYHIDGLRVDAVASMLYLDYSRPEGGWTPNIYGGRENLEAVQFLQEMNATAHKAAPGIVTIAEESTSWPGVTRPTNLGGLGFSMKWNMGWMHDTLDYISRDPIHRSYHHHEMTFSMLYAFSENYVLPLSHDEVVHGKGTLWGRMPGNNHVKAAGLRSLLAYQWAHPGKQLLFMGQEFGQRAEWSEQNGLDWWQLDEQGFSNGVLRFVRDINAIYRGRPALWSRDTTPDGYSWIDANDSGNNVLSFLRYGKDGSVMACVFNFAGAEHSGYRLGLPSAGRWREVLNTDATDYHGSGIGNLGGVDATEDPWHGRPASALLVLPPTSALWLEPE
- a CDS encoding tetratricopeptide repeat protein; the protein is MTRPRSSIGPALAGAVDLSGLKQRAQQSPSAAGAAGRPTPAGPGTTEVNETNFEAEVLIRSDEVPVVVALWSPRSEACVELVDTLSGLVAQDGGKWALATVNVDVAPRVAQIFGVEAVPTVVALAAGQPLSSFQGSQPADQLRRWLDQLLSATAGKLKGTTGSEDDAEVDPALAQARQQLEAGDFEAAKQSYEALLNTNPDSVEAKGAIRQIDFLTRATAQRPDAVTVADAAPDDIDAAFAAADVQILNQDVTAAFQRLTALVRTTSGDERTRVRTRLIELFELFDPADPEVIVGRRNLANALY
- a CDS encoding acetyl-CoA C-acetyltransferase — its product is MTTSVIVAGARTPIGKLMGSLKDFSASDLGAIAIAGALEKANVPASAVQYVIMGQVLTAGAGQMPARQAAVAAGIGWDVPALSINKMCLSGIDAIALADQLIRAGEFDVVVAGGQESMTKAPHLLMDSRAGYKYGDVTVLDHMAYDGLHDVFTDQPMGALTEQRNDVDKFTRAEQDEFAARSHQKAAAAWKDGVFTDEVVPVNIPQRKGDPLQFTEDEGIRANTTVESLAGLKPAFRSDGTITAGSASQISDGAAAVVVMSKHKAQEMGLSWLAEIGAHGVVAGPDSTLQSQPANAIKKALGREGITADQLDVVEINEAFSAVALASTRELGIDPEIVNVNGGAIAVGHPIGMSGARITLHVALELARRGSGYGVAALCGAGGQGDALILRAG
- the mce gene encoding methylmalonyl-CoA epimerase, whose protein sequence is MMTTDQVDARQILATSLVTAIDHVGIAVADLDAAIAWYHDTLGMVLVHEEVNDDQGIREAMIAVQDGEPGTAQIQLMAPIDESSTIAKFLDKRGPGIQQMAVRVSDLDALCEHLRSQGVRLVYEAPRRGTANSRINFIHPKDAGGVLMELVEPAS
- the nucS gene encoding endonuclease NucS translates to MRLVIAQCTVDYVGRLTAHLPSARRLLLFKADGSVSVHADDRAYKPLNWMSPPCWLTEEVVGETPVWVVENKAGEQLRITIEEVEHDSSHDLGVDPGLVKDGVEAHLQALLAEHVQLLGEGYTLVRREYMTAIGPVDLLCRDERGGSVAVEIKRRGEIDGVEQLTRYLELLNRDTVLAPVKGVFAAQQIKPQARTLAIDRGIRCLTLDYDKMRGMDSDEYRLF
- a CDS encoding adenylate/guanylate cyclase domain-containing protein, which translates into the protein MAQRLGRVLERVTRQSGRLQETPAYGSLLLGRVSESQARRRVRIQLILTTFILIANLIGIGVAVLLLAVALPSPSIFTDAPAWITWAVGPGYVAVALALGTFWITHRTTAALRWAIEERAPTLNDERNTFLVPFWLAMGVLVLWGVGTALLTTLYGLVNSLFIPIVGFSVSFCGILVATACYLFTEFALRPVAAQALEAGRVPQRLAPGIMGRTLTVWLLGSGVPVLGIALIAFFALVLRNLTETQLSVAVLIVSTAALIFGFILMWILSWLTATPVRVVRAALKRVEQGDLRGDLVVFDGTELGELQRGFNSMVDGLRERERVRDLFGRHVGREVALAAERDKPKLGGEERHVAVVFIDIVGSTQLVTSQPPTEVVQLLNRFFAIVVEEVDRHHGLVNKFEGDASLAIFGAPNHLDRPEDEALAAARAICSRMTHEMPELEAGIGVAAGQVVAGNVGAKERFEYTVIGEPVNEAARLCELAKSHPGRLLATADTVQGASESESARWSLGETVTLRGHDHPTRLASPERGE
- a CDS encoding PIG-L deacetylase family protein, with the protein product MATLVAFHAHPDDEVVLTGGTLAAAVAAGHRVVLVTATDGRVNDEDDDTRMDELLTSASVLGVHRVECLGYADSGYGPIFYPDPPGRIRFARAGVEATAQRLAPILRDENAQLLLSYQPNGGYGHRDHVQVHHVGKRAAELAATPRVLEVTMPRELLRRVSNLLRLLRLPAPYDADTLRTAYAPQATITHRIDIRRFAREKRDAFAAHRSQIGGGLNACLFGLVMLLPPQVFGLVFSHEWFVDPGAQPGTVRRNIFDH